Proteins from a genomic interval of Danio rerio strain Tuebingen ecotype United States chromosome 4, GRCz12tu, whole genome shotgun sequence:
- the wu:fc23c09 gene encoding wu:fc23c09 precursor: protein MKPLVLLFWIFVVTVHTFVLQPSVNVTVLQNASAEGDLWGKQRLTRVMEALNAEEEKRSEEEVKIRGAEKETNNSNEEHGMKETEMGQTMIRTEDAEEKENQQGQSPDEPDTLDFTRPTLKQYNTPSISITSHPVLLTESATPPPSFSSTPQRPASAPETLYVITNTNLSSETTVETPKFHTPDAMGTTLLNESRTNDDLKVELHVMNVSELHLKEEVSVEVTALSARAGPTAKALPSTFTDKAKSKVAKHKDNKTLKGKKKKAVKGKPRKTTKVSKKAKKVKKLNHEQKLKPTTPSHFPYFEDNYCPSECSCYGRVVQCSDKHLVKIPYGIPYNSRYILLMNNKIDSIQLNLLSQYDSMEFLVLRNNRLTDSAVKKAFEGIQRLKRLYVERNLLRSIPTDLPATLEELRLDWNQISAMSNAAFERCPSLQILSLSNNTLLTIPPGVLLPLGSLRTLTLSYNQLASVPMQLPLSLRELYLRGNRIQRLQGDMFWGESELQILDLSLNRLTDKGLGKAALLNATGLESLNLEGNLLKRVPRHLPHTIKTLNLEGNFILSITKDAFVSMPQLEHLGLARNKIAKVALGAFRVLPLLHQLDMSYNALEQVPRQLPLWLHSATFMHNNIRSIPRDAFCWGRDNVSPLSRLVKVQLEYNMIDLGHLDTLAFRCLRGFQVVELY, encoded by the exons ATGAAGCCCCTTGTGCTGCTGTTTTGGATTTTTGTTGTGACCGTACACACTTTTGTGCTTCAGCCAA GTGTAAATGTGACCGTTTTGCAGAATGCATCTGCAGAAGGTGACCTTTGGGGAAAGCAGAGACTTACTCGGGTAATGGAAGCTCTAAACGCTGAAGAAGAGAAAAGAAGTGAGGAAGAGGTCAAAATCCGTGGGGCAGAAAAAGAAACTAACAATAGTAATGAAGAACATGGTATGAAAGAAACAGAAATGGGACAAACAATGATACGCACAGAGGATGCAGAGGAAAAAGAGAACCAGCAAGGACAGAGTCCGGATGAACCTGACACATTGGATTTCACCCGGCCAACTCTGAAGCAATACAACACTCCTAGCATATCTATCACATCCCATCCAGTTCTGCTCACAGAATCAGCTACTCCACCTCCATCATTCTCCTCCACACCACAGAGACCAGCATCAGCTCCAGAGACCTTGTATGTCATCACCAATACAAACCTTTCATCTGAAACCACAGTTGAAACCCCAAAATTTCACACTCCAGATGCAATGGGAACCACATTACTAAATGAAAGCAGAACAAATGATGACCTTAAAGTGGAACTCCATGTGATGAACGTCTCTGAGCTCCACCTAAAGGAGGAAGTGAGTGTTGAAGTCACTGCATTGTCAGCGAGAGCGGGACCCACTGCAAAGGCCCTTCCCAGTACCTTTACGGACAAAGCAAAAAGCAAAGTGGCCAAACATAAAGACAATAAAACACTgaaagggaagaaaaaaaaggCTGTAAAGGGGAAGCCAAGGAAGACAACCAAAGTTTCGAAAAAAGCAAAGAAAGTTAAAAAGTTAAATCATGAGCAGAAACTGAAGCCAACAACTCCGTCGCATTTTCCTTATTTTGAAGATAACTACTGCCCATCAGAGTGTTCCTGCTATGGGAG GGTTGTGCAGTGTTCTGACAAACACTTGGTCAAAATACCTTATGGAATTCCTTACAACTCCAGGTACATTCTCTTAATGAACAACAAAATTGATAGCATTCAGTTAAACTTGCTCTCCCAGTACGACTCCATGGAGTTCCTGGTGTTAAGGAACAACCGTTTAACAGATTCCGCAGTCAAGAAAGCATTTGAAGGGATTCAGCGTCTAAAGAGATTATATGTGGAGCGGAACCTTCTCCGAAGCATCCCCACAGACCTGCCTGCTACTCTTGAGGAGCTACGTCTGGACTGGAACCAGATAAGTGCAATGTCCAATGCAGCTTTTGAACGCTGTCCGAGTTTGCAAATTCTTAGCCTGAGCAACAACACCCTGTTGACTATCCCTCCAGGTGTGCTTCTTCCTTTGGGCAGCCTTCGGACCCTCACTCTGTCCTACAACCAGCTCGCCTCTGTTCCAATGCAGCTGCCCCTCAGTCTTCGAGAACTGTATCTCAGAGGCAATCGCATTCAACGTCTACAAGGTGACATGTTCTGGGGAGAGTCAGAGTTGCAGATTCTGGATTTAAGTTTGAACAGATTGACCGATAAAGGGCTTGGGAAGGCAGCACTATTGAATGCCACTGGCCTCGAGAGTTTGAATCTAGAAGGCAACTTACTGAAGCGAGTTCCTCGCCATCTACCCCACACCATAAAGACCCTCAACTTGGAAGGAAACTTCATCTTGAGCATTACCAAGGATGCCTTTGTTTCTATGCCTCAACTGGAGCATCTAGGTTTAGCAAGAAACAAAATCGCCAAAGTGGCTCTTGGTGCCTTCAGAGTTCTCCCACTTCTGCATCAGCTAGATATGAGTTACAATGCCTTAGAACAGGTACCACGGCAGCTCCCATTGTGGCTGCACTCTGCAACATTTATGCACAACAACATCCGTTCGATTCCTCGTGATGCATTCTGTTGGGGTCGAGACAATGTGTCCCCACTGAGCCGCTTGGTGAAGGTGCAACTGGAATATAACATGATAGATCTAGGTCATCTGGACACGCTGGCCTTCAGATGCCTCAGAGGCTTTCAAGTGGTGGAACTTTACTGA